Genomic DNA from Numida meleagris isolate 19003 breed g44 Domestic line unplaced genomic scaffold, NumMel1.0 unplaced_Scaffold1033, whole genome shotgun sequence:
NNNNNNNNNNNNNNNNNNNNNNNNNNNNNNNNNNNNNNNNNNNNNNNNNNNNNNNNNNNNNNNNNNNNNNNNNNNNNNNNNNNNNNNNNNNNNNNNNNNNNNNNNNNNNNNNNNNNNNNNNNNNNNNNNNNNNNNNNNNNNNNNNNNNNNNNNNNNNNNNNNNNNNNNNNNNNNNNNNNNNNNNNNNNNNNNNNNNNNNNNNNNNNNNNNNNNNNNNNNNNNNNNNNNNNNNNNNNNNNNNNNNNNNNNNNNNNNNNNNNNNNNNNNNNNNNNNNNNNNNNNNNNNNNNNNNNNNNNNNNNNNNNNNNNNNNNNNNNNNNNNNNNNNNNNNNNNNNNNNNNNNNNNNNNNNNNNNNNNNNNNNNNNNNNNNNNNNNNNNNNNNNNNNNNNNNNNNNNNNNNNNNNNNNNNNNNNNNNNNNNNNNNNNNNNNNNNNNNNNNNNNNNNNNNNNNNNNNNNNNNNNNNNNNNNNNNNNNNNNNNNNNNNNNNNNNNNNNNNNNNNNNNNNNNNNNNNNNNNNNNNNNNNNNNNNNNNNNNNNNNNNNNNNNNNNNNNNNNNNNNNNNNNNNNNNNNNNNNNNNNNNNNNNNNNNNNNNNNNNNNNNNNNNNNNNNNNNNNNNNNNNNNNNNNNNNNNNNNNNNNNNNNNNNNNNNNNNNNNNNNNNNNNNNNNNNNNNNNNNNNNNNNNNNNNNNNNNNNNNNNNNNNNNNNNNNNNNNNNNNNNNNNNNNNNNNNNNNNNNNNNNNNNNNNNNNNNNNNNNNNNNNNNNNNNNNNNNNNNNNNNNNNNNNNNNNNNNNNNNNNNNNNNNNNNNNNNNNNNNNNNNNNNNNNNNNNNNNNNNNNNNNNNNNNNNNNNNNNNNNNNNNNNNNNNNNNNNNNNNNNNNNNNNNNNNNNNNNNNNNNNNNNNNNNNNNNNNNNNNNNNNNNNNNNNNNNNNNNNNNNNNNNNNNNNNNNNNNNNNNNNNNNNNNNNNNNNNNNNNNNNNNNNNNNNNNNNNNNNNNNNNNNNNNNNNNNNNNNNNNNNNNNNNNNNNNNNNNNNNNNNNNNNNNNNNNNNNNNNNNNNNNNNNNNNNNNNNNNNNNNNNNNNNNNNNNNNNNNNNNNNNNNNNNNNNNNNNNNNNNNNNNNNNNNNNNNNNNNNNNNNNNNNNNNNNNNNNNNNNNNNNNNNNNNNNNNNNNNNNNNNNNNNNNNNNNNNNNNNNNNNNNNNNNNNNNNNNNNNNNNNNNNNNNNNNNNNNNNNNNNNNNNNNNNNNNNNNNNNNNNNNNNNNNNNNNNNNNNNNNNNNNNNNNNNNNNNNNNNNNNNNNNNNNNNNNNNNNNNNNNNNNNNNNNNNNNNNNNNNNNNNNNNNNNNNNNNNNNNNNNNNNNNNNNNNNNNNNNNNNNNNNNNNNNNNNNNNNNNNNNNNNNNNNNNNNNNNNNNNNNNNNNNNNNNNNNNNNNNNNNNNNNNNNNNNNNNNNNNNNNNNNNNNNNNNNNNNNNNNNNNNNNNNNNNNNNNNNNNNNNNNNNNNNNNNNNNNNNNNNNNNNNNNNNNNNNNNNNNNNNNNNNNNNNNNNNNNNNNNNNNNNNNNNNNNNNNNNNNNNNNNNNNNNNNNNNNNNNNNNNNNNNNNNNNNNNNNNNNNNNNNNNNNNNNNNNNNNNNNNNNNNNNNNNNNNNNNNNNNNNNNNNNNNNNNNNNNNNNNNNNNNNNNNNNNNNNNNNNNNNNNNNNNNNNNNNNNNNNNNNNNNNNNNNNNNNNNNNNNNNNNNNNNNNNNNNNNNNNNNNNNNNNNNNNNNNNNNNNNNNNNNNNNNACCCATGGGGGGTGGCAGCCCAACATCTCCTggagccccagctctgcagccattGGTGGCTCCAATCCCAAACCTATAGAGGATCCCAGCCCTACATCTTCTTGGGGTCCCAACTCTGCAGCCATCAGTGGTCTCAATCCAACACCTACAGATTATCCCAGGCCTACATCTTCTGGGGTCTCAGCTCTGAAGCCATTGGTGGTCCCAACTCAACACCTATGGAGGATCCCAGCCCTACATCTTCTTCTTGAGGTCCCAACTCTGTACCCATCAGTGGTCCCAGTGCAGTATCTACTAGATCCCAGCCCTTCACCCATGAGTAGTCCCAGCCATCGTCTCCTGGAGCCCCAACCCTAAACCCATTAGTGACCCCATCACCAATACCTATTGAGGATCTCAGCCCTACATCTTCCTGGGGTCCCAACTCTGCACCCTTTAGTGGTCCCAGCTCAACATCCACCCCCTTTTGTTCATCCCTGATGTGTGTATGCTGTACCCCCTCAGCACATTTTGCTGGTTTTAGCTTTTCTTCAGCCCATTTTCATCCCAACTCTGCATCCTTCAGTGGTGCCAGCCCAGTATCAGCCCACCCACAAGTGgtcccagctcctcctggtcccagtgtccccagtgccatCCCCACCTCGATGTCAGGGATGTTCTCCACCAGCTGTCGGGCGATGTCTTTGCAGCCACCCTCGAGCGCGTCCGGGGGCATCTCTCCATCAGAGTACCAGTCACGGTTGGCCGAGTGCGCGTAGGCAGCGCTGGGCGTCGCGTGGGTCACCCGTGTGGTGGTGACAATGCCCACCGCCTTGCCTGCACCATGAATTCATGGGGCAATGGTGGGAATGTCCCCAAAACCCAACGCCCCCAAAACCTGGCTCCTCACCTTCATCCTTAGCCCAGCGGAGGATGGAGGTCACCTCCTGGCCCTTGGTGGTGTTGCAGCGGTCACGGGTGACACCGGCGCTGACGCCCACCGTCCCCTCATTGGCTTTGACACCGCAGAGGTACGC
This window encodes:
- the LOC110390430 gene encoding alkaline phosphatase, tissue-nonspecific isozyme-like, whose product is MTIEFSLFPQTYNTNAQVPDSAGTATAYLCGVKANEGTVGVSAGVTRDRCNTTKGQEVTSILRWAKDEGKAVGIVTTTRVTHATPSAAYAHSANRDWYSDGEMPPDALEGGCKDIARQLVENIPDIEVGMALGTLGPGGAGTTCGWADTGLAPLKDAELG